The following coding sequences lie in one Bifidobacterium sp. ESL0690 genomic window:
- a CDS encoding DeoR/GlpR family DNA-binding transcription regulator: MKTRTNRILELLTEHKRIEVTALAEDLGVSEVTMRKDLSELEKRGIIDREHGFAVLKSADNMESRLAYHYEEKLKIARRAAECVHDGDTVMIENGSTCALLAAELVSTKNDLTIITNSAFVAGYVRGKSQCQIILLGGIYQQTAQVMVGPMVERCLKGMYVDILFAGTDGYSEETGFANRDSLRAETVRDMAQHAGRVVVVTESSKFSHRGTVPLDFGHKDVATFTDEGLSDSARKMLDRHGVEIVTV, translated from the coding sequence ATGAAAACGAGGACGAATCGTATTCTCGAGCTTCTTACCGAGCATAAACGCATAGAGGTCACCGCACTTGCCGAAGATCTCGGGGTTTCTGAAGTCACCATGCGCAAGGACCTGAGCGAACTTGAAAAGCGCGGCATCATCGATCGCGAGCACGGGTTCGCGGTGCTGAAAAGCGCCGACAACATGGAAAGCCGACTCGCATACCATTACGAGGAAAAGCTGAAGATCGCCAGGCGCGCGGCCGAGTGCGTCCATGACGGCGATACCGTGATGATCGAGAATGGCAGTACCTGCGCCTTGCTGGCGGCCGAACTGGTTTCAACTAAAAACGACCTCACCATCATCACCAACAGCGCCTTTGTCGCCGGTTACGTACGCGGCAAATCCCAATGCCAGATCATTCTTTTGGGTGGCATATACCAGCAGACGGCACAGGTCATGGTCGGGCCAATGGTTGAGCGTTGCTTGAAAGGGATGTACGTCGATATTCTCTTCGCCGGCACCGACGGCTACAGCGAGGAGACGGGATTCGCCAACCGTGATTCCCTGCGTGCCGAGACTGTTCGCGATATGGCACAGCATGCCGGCCGCGTGGTCGTAGTCACCGAAAGCAGCAAGTTTTCGCACCGTGGCACCGTTCCCCTTGATTTTGGGCACAAAGATGTGGCGACGTTTACGGATGAAGGTCTTTCCGATTCAGCCAGAAAAATGTTGGATCGGCATGGTGTCGAGATCGTTACGGTCTGA
- a CDS encoding glycyl-radical enzyme activating protein produces MESAIVFNVQKFSLNDGPGIRTVVFLKGCPLRCGWCSNPESQKKTPEIEWDERSCDGCDADNALAGKFGFIKTGSRRGPDVTHLRIGDAQVDAALKACPGLSVVGVNRTTDDVLAECLQDEPFYEEGGGGVTLSGGEPLVWGHFCVELLDKLKTHGIDTSMETTGHVPETTFRAAIGHLDHIFMDLKQYDTKLHKQGTGVGNELILKNMAYAASTGKDLLIRTPVIPGFNDSLSDARGMARKLKEIGVGKVQLLPFHNFGESKYELLGREDYAFKGVPNTHPEEIEDFRQVYLDEGVDAFL; encoded by the coding sequence TTGGAATCCGCGATTGTATTCAATGTACAGAAATTCAGTCTGAACGACGGCCCCGGCATACGTACCGTCGTCTTCCTGAAGGGGTGCCCGCTGCGGTGCGGATGGTGCTCCAACCCCGAAAGCCAGAAGAAGACACCGGAAATCGAGTGGGACGAGCGTTCTTGCGACGGGTGCGATGCCGATAATGCTCTTGCCGGCAAATTTGGTTTCATCAAGACGGGGTCGCGCCGGGGCCCGGACGTGACACACCTGCGAATAGGGGATGCCCAAGTCGATGCCGCATTGAAGGCCTGTCCCGGTCTCTCCGTGGTTGGCGTCAACCGAACGACTGACGATGTGCTCGCAGAATGCCTTCAGGACGAGCCGTTTTACGAGGAAGGCGGCGGAGGGGTCACACTTTCCGGGGGCGAGCCGCTGGTATGGGGGCATTTCTGCGTGGAATTGCTCGACAAACTGAAGACCCACGGTATCGATACCAGCATGGAGACCACCGGCCATGTGCCTGAAACAACGTTCAGGGCTGCTATCGGGCATCTCGATCATATTTTCATGGATCTGAAACAGTACGACACGAAGCTGCACAAGCAGGGTACCGGCGTTGGTAACGAGCTGATCCTTAAGAACATGGCTTATGCTGCTTCTACCGGAAAGGATCTTCTGATCCGTACGCCGGTCATCCCCGGTTTCAATGATTCACTTTCCGACGCCAGAGGCATGGCCCGCAAACTCAAGGAAATCGGGGTCGGGAAAGTTCAGCTCCTGCCTTTCCATAACTTCGGTGAATCAAAGTATGAGTTGTTGGGGCGCGAGGACTATGCATTCAAAGGCGTGCCCAACACGCATCCCGAAGAGATCGAGGATTTCAGACAGGTGTATCTCGATGAGGGTGTGGACGCCTTTTTGTAA
- the rpmB gene encoding 50S ribosomal protein L28 has product MAARCAVCGKGPQTGYSVSHSHIRNKRTFSPNLQSVRTTIDGQNVRVRVCAKCIKAGKVQRVAA; this is encoded by the coding sequence ATGGCAGCTCGTTGCGCAGTGTGCGGCAAGGGACCGCAGACCGGTTACAGCGTTTCGCATTCACATATTCGCAATAAGCGCACCTTCAGCCCGAACCTTCAGTCGGTTCGCACCACTATCGACGGACAGAACGTTCGCGTTCGCGTGTGCGCCAAGTGCATCAAGGCTGGCAAGGTTCAGCGCGTGGCCGCGTGA
- a CDS encoding beta-propeller fold lactonase family protein has protein sequence MIKAAGVASDVPSPSWLLREGDTVFAVLEDTDEVASLRIVYKGANSDGQAGDKSGGFARGSIGGNSDELSGNDSADTSSASARENVDNRFGEVTLREISRVKLPAKSGPTHAAIAVDSVLGRHLITADYADGTVCVLPIGAGDVLGPVAQVLHGDPEHHGPLPAQEAPHAHWILPLADGRVLTTDLGADRIYIHRWQGSRLVRTGFVSLADGTGPRDMHVLPGPSGKFGESGDWRIAVVDEWGCTVTILEPVRPDVEGSRDVGDDNKDDKDKGAKGRSEEFRVAQTVSLGGDKGKHPDQAASLAFVPDALRLTGSTEDQKNTAVSPFSRGFVYVGLRGSERIVTLYWDGSKLSRLADESEPGWKGRGVQSGGKRPRHLLAVGNMLIAANEVSDNLSLFRVAADGEPVHLGDYPAGSPTAVLPLTGI, from the coding sequence ATGATCAAGGCCGCGGGTGTGGCTTCGGATGTGCCATCACCTTCGTGGCTTTTGCGTGAAGGCGATACGGTTTTCGCGGTTCTCGAGGATACCGATGAAGTCGCTTCGTTGCGCATTGTATATAAAGGAGCGAATTCGGATGGGCAGGCCGGCGATAAGTCTGGTGGATTTGCTCGTGGAAGCATCGGCGGCAATTCGGATGAGTTGTCTGGCAATGACTCTGCCGATACGTCCAGCGCAAGTGCGCGCGAAAATGTCGACAATCGGTTCGGCGAAGTGACGCTTCGCGAAATATCCCGAGTGAAATTGCCTGCGAAATCCGGTCCCACTCATGCCGCCATTGCGGTTGATTCAGTGCTCGGACGCCATTTGATCACCGCCGATTATGCGGATGGCACGGTATGTGTTCTGCCGATTGGCGCGGGCGACGTGCTGGGTCCGGTGGCGCAGGTGCTGCACGGCGACCCGGAGCACCACGGACCGTTGCCGGCGCAAGAGGCGCCTCATGCCCACTGGATTCTTCCCCTGGCCGACGGCCGTGTGCTGACCACGGATTTGGGCGCGGATCGCATCTATATCCATCGTTGGCAGGGTTCGCGTCTGGTGCGCACAGGCTTTGTTTCTTTGGCTGACGGCACCGGCCCACGTGATATGCACGTTTTGCCCGGGCCATCCGGCAAATTCGGGGAGAGCGGCGACTGGCGTATAGCAGTCGTCGATGAATGGGGTTGTACGGTGACGATTCTCGAACCGGTCAGACCGGACGTTGAAGGTTCTCGAGATGTTGGGGACGATAATAAGGACGATAAAGATAAAGGAGCGAAAGGCCGGTCGGAGGAATTCCGGGTGGCCCAAACCGTCAGCCTCGGTGGCGACAAAGGGAAACACCCGGATCAGGCTGCGTCCTTGGCCTTTGTGCCCGATGCCCTGCGTCTTACTGGTTCAACGGAAGACCAAAAAAACACGGCGGTCTCGCCGTTCTCGCGTGGTTTTGTCTACGTCGGGCTGCGGGGGAGCGAGCGCATCGTGACCCTGTATTGGGACGGTAGCAAGCTGAGTCGCTTGGCCGACGAAAGCGAGCCGGGTTGGAAAGGTCGCGGCGTGCAAAGCGGGGGCAAGCGACCGCGTCATCTCCTGGCTGTCGGCAACATGTTGATCGCAGCCAACGAGGTGAGCGATAATCTGAGCCTCTTCCGTGTGGCAGCCGACGGAGAACCGGTGCATCTCGGTGACTACCCGGCCGGTTCGCCGACCGCGGTGCTGCCCCTGACCGGAATTTAA
- a CDS encoding TetR/AcrR family transcriptional regulator: MSRPRQDSNQLPATTRMENAFWKLLEERDYPKITVTDIVNLAGVNRNSFYYHYCKLNNLAETAIQHAVEGINRAMPEFTIDPAKAWNGIVMQLIGVPANRVYLDRIALTVSEHGSPFLLFTVHDAIRDSFIEWQHLDRDMTITQNCLLEFSVGGLLSISAMWPKLSKETSVEQWSNLDAAVVARTLYMAVSGDSMPGFWVQMFRSALENGDGSLLKSIAEAESQDKDFKHEVDALLEDLQAMQHQHTDGFRGNAALMGGISHSA, encoded by the coding sequence ATGTCTAGACCCCGACAAGACTCAAATCAATTGCCGGCTACGACGCGCATGGAGAATGCGTTCTGGAAGTTGCTTGAGGAGCGGGATTATCCCAAAATCACCGTCACTGACATAGTCAACCTGGCGGGCGTCAACCGTAACTCTTTCTACTACCATTACTGCAAGCTCAACAATCTCGCCGAAACCGCGATTCAGCATGCCGTCGAAGGAATCAACAGGGCAATGCCCGAGTTCACCATCGACCCGGCCAAGGCCTGGAACGGCATCGTTATGCAGCTCATCGGCGTGCCAGCCAACCGTGTCTATCTCGACCGGATTGCGCTGACGGTCAGCGAGCACGGCTCCCCGTTCCTGCTTTTCACGGTGCACGACGCGATTCGCGACAGCTTCATTGAATGGCAGCATCTTGACCGCGATATGACTATCACCCAGAATTGTCTTTTGGAGTTCTCCGTGGGTGGTCTGCTCTCGATTTCTGCGATGTGGCCCAAGCTCTCCAAGGAGACGAGCGTCGAACAGTGGAGCAATCTCGATGCGGCAGTGGTCGCTCGCACGCTCTACATGGCCGTTTCCGGGGACAGCATGCCCGGTTTCTGGGTGCAGATGTTCCGCAGCGCGCTGGAGAATGGCGACGGTTCCCTGCTCAAGAGCATTGCCGAAGCCGAAAGTCAAGACAAGGACTTCAAGCACGAGGTTGATGCCTTGCTTGAGGACCTTCAAGCTATGCAGCATCAACATACCGACGGCTTCAGGGGAAACGCCGCGCTTATGGGTGGCATTAGTCACTCTGCTTGA
- a CDS encoding mechanosensitive ion channel domain-containing protein — protein METLLDWLKAHDSRIAFLIIVLAVAFVATKVVSRWLKKLLNHSGIPNVSIFVNLSLVAIWTIAVAMVLQPVFGINPTTIVTALGVGGVAISLGLKDTIANIISGFGLMIGHVIHPGDHVRIQNITGTVEDITWRQTVVRERNGNQLIIPNSVLNTSSLERLTREGEACVSVAFAVKPGTDIKMAAKRIASVLKTATANITDRRNPPQINFTGFSPDGVQGEALLFANTGISQDRVRDCAVRALAKENFII, from the coding sequence ATGGAAACATTGCTGGACTGGCTCAAGGCGCACGATAGTCGCATCGCATTTCTGATTATCGTGCTCGCCGTCGCCTTTGTGGCTACAAAAGTCGTTTCGCGATGGCTCAAAAAACTGCTTAATCATTCCGGCATTCCCAATGTGTCGATTTTCGTCAACCTTTCGTTGGTGGCGATCTGGACCATTGCCGTGGCCATGGTGCTCCAGCCGGTTTTCGGCATCAATCCGACCACCATCGTCACGGCGCTTGGCGTCGGCGGCGTTGCGATTTCGCTGGGTCTGAAAGACACCATCGCCAATATCATCTCCGGATTCGGACTGATGATCGGCCATGTCATCCACCCGGGCGACCACGTGCGCATCCAAAACATCACCGGAACCGTCGAAGACATCACCTGGCGGCAAACGGTGGTGCGCGAGCGTAACGGCAATCAGCTCATCATTCCCAATTCGGTGCTCAACACCTCTTCACTGGAACGTCTCACCCGGGAGGGTGAGGCTTGCGTAAGCGTGGCTTTTGCGGTGAAACCCGGTACCGATATCAAAATGGCTGCAAAACGTATAGCTAGCGTGCTCAAAACGGCGACGGCGAACATCACCGACCGCAGAAACCCGCCGCAAATCAACTTCACCGGCTTCTCACCAGACGGAGTGCAAGGCGAGGCCCTGTTGTTCGCCAATACCGGCATCAGCCAGGATCGGGTGCGCGATTGCGCCGTACGTGCGTTGGCGAAGGAAAACTTCATTATCTAG
- a CDS encoding type II CAAX endopeptidase family protein, which produces MNDDNRPEKQTSQSDEHEESSASQPPQHQQHSEYHALHAKAQTEQKSQETPQSERSEGFSVFHRHASSQTQTNQAESRSQYEPQSAYRTLNEQVQARSEPQASQPQSWRAEAAPSPQYQGQPYNPQTQPNQQSQPQTYQQTGQYASQQNQPQASYQQSQYQPYQPQYPLNQQPQSQYQQYQQSGLYPQQSGQYPPQHYSQQQYLTYQYPSYPQQQFGVQPQYQQYGQPQYRQYQQPQPQYQYQQPGIGYRYPAQPQYVQQPVQFARPAFNGGYFYQPNPAWQTAMSRWLSAVRKRFSNIGFILAMVILVWNVLALVISRMSTLFIDPKKLPMWAVLLMGNGPLYVIAIPLALLIFRTMPQVKRKTSNMSIGMFLAVMAISFPLADIGNFIGNILSAMFSSGQAENSVSELTQRLDPVSLLLFTVIIAPIFEEWLFRRLLIDHIQQFGEKTAILVSAFAFGLFHGNLFQFFYAFAFGLLLAYVYVRTGKLRYTIAMHMTFNFFGGFLPQMAFLAMSKSTLDTIGTSGGMRQILATGHGAEVAPYLFYLVFNGVMFIVGIVVAILERKKLVFYSAPEELPRGARAKTVLGNPGAIVFIVLCALEMIAALFNI; this is translated from the coding sequence ATGAATGACGATAACCGTCCTGAAAAGCAGACTTCGCAGTCGGACGAGCACGAAGAATCCAGTGCGTCGCAGCCGCCACAGCATCAGCAGCATTCGGAGTATCATGCGTTGCACGCCAAAGCGCAAACAGAGCAGAAGTCGCAGGAAACTCCGCAATCTGAGCGTTCGGAGGGTTTCTCTGTATTCCATCGTCATGCTTCGTCTCAGACTCAGACAAATCAGGCGGAATCCAGATCTCAATACGAACCGCAATCGGCCTATCGGACATTGAACGAGCAAGTGCAGGCTCGCTCTGAGCCGCAGGCATCGCAGCCGCAGTCTTGGAGAGCTGAAGCCGCGCCTTCGCCGCAATATCAAGGTCAGCCTTACAACCCTCAGACCCAGCCGAATCAACAGTCTCAGCCGCAGACGTACCAGCAGACTGGCCAGTATGCATCGCAGCAAAATCAGCCTCAGGCCAGTTATCAGCAATCCCAGTACCAGCCCTATCAGCCTCAATACCCACTGAACCAGCAACCCCAGTCGCAATATCAGCAGTACCAGCAGTCTGGTCTATATCCGCAGCAGTCCGGCCAATATCCTCCCCAGCATTACTCGCAGCAGCAATACCTGACATACCAATACCCGTCGTATCCGCAGCAACAGTTTGGGGTGCAACCGCAGTACCAGCAGTACGGTCAACCGCAGTACCGGCAGTATCAACAGCCCCAGCCTCAGTACCAATACCAGCAGCCCGGCATAGGTTATCGGTATCCTGCGCAGCCTCAATACGTCCAGCAGCCTGTGCAATTCGCGCGTCCGGCCTTCAACGGCGGTTACTTCTACCAGCCGAACCCCGCGTGGCAGACCGCGATGTCCCGCTGGCTTTCCGCGGTCCGCAAGCGTTTCTCCAACATCGGCTTCATCTTGGCCATGGTCATTCTGGTTTGGAATGTTCTTGCGTTGGTTATCTCGCGCATGTCAACCTTATTCATCGACCCGAAAAAACTGCCGATGTGGGCTGTGCTGCTGATGGGCAACGGCCCACTCTATGTGATTGCCATCCCGCTTGCCTTGCTTATTTTCCGCACAATGCCGCAAGTGAAGCGCAAGACGAGCAATATGAGTATCGGCATGTTCCTTGCGGTGATGGCCATATCGTTCCCGCTGGCGGATATCGGCAATTTCATTGGCAACATTCTCTCAGCCATGTTTTCCAGCGGGCAGGCGGAGAACAGCGTCAGTGAACTGACGCAGCGTCTTGACCCGGTGAGTCTCCTGCTCTTCACCGTGATCATCGCCCCGATTTTCGAGGAATGGCTCTTCCGTCGCCTGTTGATCGACCATATCCAGCAATTTGGCGAGAAAACCGCGATTCTGGTTTCCGCCTTCGCTTTCGGTCTGTTCCACGGCAATCTCTTCCAGTTCTTCTATGCCTTCGCTTTTGGTCTCCTGCTGGCCTACGTTTATGTGCGTACCGGCAAGCTGCGCTACACCATCGCCATGCATATGACGTTCAATTTCTTTGGTGGTTTCCTGCCGCAGATGGCATTTTTGGCGATGAGCAAGTCCACTCTGGACACGATCGGTACATCCGGCGGGATGAGGCAGATCCTTGCAACCGGCCATGGTGCGGAAGTTGCGCCATACCTGTTTTATCTGGTATTCAATGGCGTGATGTTCATTGTCGGCATCGTGGTCGCCATCCTGGAGCGCAAGAAACTCGTGTTCTATTCCGCGCCCGAGGAACTGCCCAGAGGCGCGCGTGCCAAGACGGTGCTCGGCAATCCCGGAGCCATCGTATTCATCGTGCTATGCGCGCTGGAGATGATTGCCGCGCTGTTCAACATATAA
- a CDS encoding D-alanine--D-alanine ligase family protein: MRKQRVVVLYGGRADEHSISCLSAAGVLKAMDTERFEPIPIAITKAGEWVMGGTDPRDFEVANGAMPVAEGTEANEAVKPVVLDMSRGNNGFYVREKNGKLTSLGYVDVVFPVLHGPYGEDGTVQGLLEMMGVPYVGCGVFASSACMDKAFTKIILSEAGIPVAPGVTFDTRDFDGSDKFKNDAAEAMKSIKSAKLRYPLFVKPSRAGSSFGVTKLERDGDTEELAAALFEASHHDWKVLVEQGIDGHEIECAVLNPVAGEEPKCALPGEIVLDRRDADDDQFYDFDSKYTDSEASHVEVPANLPDETLKRAQEVAVRAFKAVDGAGLSRVDTFVTPRGEVMVNEINTIPGFTPISMYPKAWEATGVSYTELITKLVEGVVR; encoded by the coding sequence ATGCGTAAGCAGCGTGTGGTGGTTTTGTATGGTGGCAGAGCGGACGAGCATTCGATTTCCTGCCTTTCTGCGGCCGGGGTTTTGAAGGCGATGGACACTGAACGTTTCGAGCCGATTCCCATTGCCATCACCAAGGCAGGCGAGTGGGTGATGGGCGGCACCGATCCCCGCGATTTCGAAGTTGCCAACGGCGCGATGCCCGTGGCCGAGGGGACGGAAGCGAATGAGGCCGTCAAACCGGTCGTTCTTGATATGTCCCGCGGCAACAATGGCTTCTATGTTCGCGAAAAGAACGGCAAACTCACTTCGCTGGGCTATGTCGATGTGGTATTTCCGGTTTTGCACGGCCCGTACGGCGAGGACGGCACGGTGCAGGGCCTGCTCGAGATGATGGGTGTGCCGTACGTCGGCTGCGGCGTCTTTGCTTCGTCCGCTTGCATGGACAAGGCGTTCACCAAGATTATTTTGAGCGAGGCCGGCATTCCGGTGGCTCCCGGTGTGACCTTCGATACCCGCGATTTCGACGGGTCTGACAAGTTCAAGAACGATGCTGCAGAAGCGATGAAAAGTATCAAGTCGGCTAAGCTGCGTTATCCTCTGTTTGTCAAGCCATCCCGCGCCGGTTCGAGTTTCGGCGTGACCAAGCTGGAACGTGACGGGGACACGGAAGAACTCGCGGCGGCGCTTTTCGAGGCGTCGCATCACGACTGGAAGGTGTTGGTGGAGCAGGGCATCGACGGCCACGAGATCGAGTGTGCTGTGCTCAACCCGGTTGCCGGTGAGGAGCCGAAGTGCGCGTTGCCCGGCGAGATCGTGCTCGACCGCCGTGACGCCGATGACGACCAGTTCTACGATTTCGACAGCAAATACACCGATTCCGAAGCCTCGCACGTTGAGGTTCCGGCGAATCTGCCCGATGAGACGCTGAAGCGCGCGCAGGAAGTCGCGGTTCGAGCGTTCAAGGCCGTTGACGGGGCCGGGCTTTCGCGTGTGGATACGTTCGTGACCCCGCGCGGTGAAGTGATGGTCAATGAAATCAACACCATCCCTGGATTCACCCCGATTTCCATGTATCCGAAGGCTTGGGAAGCCACCGGCGTGAGCTATACAGAACTGATTACCAAGCTCGTCGAAGGTGTGGTACGGTGA
- a CDS encoding IS1249 family transposase: MARRRSSRARRCPLCGLPMRRNGYTKAGRQRWRCDACSASGVAARPDATRLAEFRAWLPWVLGRTDVLQAARAIGVTSRQGFAKRTAWCWSVRPRLPKPARAHCVEVDGTYLNGWCLLVAVDAGDGRPLAFQWCDTEKKAAWLALFRRIPRPDVIVCDGGRGCLAAIGARWPGMRVQRCLVHVLRNTRTDLTSRPRTEPGRALYRLAKRLVDTERCGTPEQARQWLADLNEWYRENRDWLGERTVARDPDTGFHRTWYTHQRARDAYHRLARLNAAGMLFTWLDPALNAGGPVAWNTNMLEGGTNKPIKDAMRRHNGLSPEHARRVCEWILYMRTRDPEPERLAKNALRRGEPEPRKAGDAIALPGLDRRSVQQPAPDDPGVDPYESGFGIRKGWAGQST; encoded by the coding sequence ATGGCCAGGAGGAGATCATCGAGGGCGAGGCGCTGCCCGCTGTGCGGGCTGCCGATGCGCAGGAACGGATACACGAAGGCCGGGCGGCAGCGCTGGAGGTGTGACGCGTGCTCGGCGAGCGGGGTCGCCGCAAGGCCGGACGCCACGCGCCTGGCCGAGTTCCGCGCATGGCTGCCGTGGGTGCTGGGAAGGACGGACGTTCTGCAGGCCGCCCGGGCGATCGGGGTGACCAGCCGTCAGGGGTTCGCGAAACGCACCGCCTGGTGCTGGAGCGTCAGGCCCAGGCTTCCGAAACCGGCCAGGGCGCATTGCGTGGAGGTGGACGGCACGTACCTGAACGGCTGGTGCCTGCTCGTGGCCGTCGACGCCGGCGACGGCAGGCCGCTGGCGTTCCAGTGGTGCGACACCGAGAAGAAGGCCGCCTGGCTCGCCCTGTTCAGGCGCATCCCGCGGCCGGACGTCATCGTCTGCGACGGCGGGCGCGGCTGCCTCGCCGCCATCGGCGCGCGCTGGCCGGGCATGAGGGTCCAGCGCTGCCTCGTGCACGTGCTCAGGAACACGAGGACCGACCTGACCTCCAGGCCGCGCACCGAACCCGGCAGGGCGCTCTACCGGCTGGCCAAAAGACTCGTCGACACGGAACGCTGCGGCACCCCGGAACAGGCGCGGCAGTGGCTGGCGGACCTGAACGAATGGTACCGGGAGAACCGCGACTGGCTGGGCGAGCGGACCGTGGCCAGAGACCCCGACACCGGGTTCCACCGCACCTGGTACACCCACCAGCGCGCCCGCGACGCCTACCACCGGCTCGCCAGGCTCAACGCCGCCGGCATGCTCTTCACCTGGCTCGACCCCGCCCTCAATGCCGGCGGGCCGGTCGCGTGGAACACGAACATGCTCGAGGGCGGCACCAACAAGCCGATCAAGGACGCCATGCGACGCCACAACGGGCTCAGCCCGGAGCACGCCAGACGCGTCTGCGAATGGATCCTCTACATGCGCACCCGGGACCCCGAACCCGAACGGCTCGCCAAAAACGCACTCCGCCGCGGGGAACCGGAACCAAGGAAGGCCGGCGACGCCATCGCCCTGCCCGGCCTCGACCGCCGATCTGTGCAACAACCGGCCCCCGACGACCCCGGCGTCGACCCCTACGAATCAGGATTCGGCATCAGAAAAGGATGGGCCGGACAGTCAACATGA
- a CDS encoding NAD(P)H-dependent glycerol-3-phosphate dehydrogenase yields MKVTVLGAGAWGTAFGQVLADAGNDVTMWAREPGIVAGIRDNHHNEARLPSVKRLPDNMTATGDRAEAVKDAQIVVVAIAAQHAREALELFAPLIGSQAIVVSLMKGIERATGERMDEVVREALGGLPVERFVAISGPNLSKEVADRQPSATVVACEDIDNAKIVAQACKTPYFKAFVTTDVIGVEMCGSLKNVVALAVGMARGAGYGENTAAMIETRGLAELAALGKAAHAESKTFQGLAGVGDLIATCGSPLSRNYTFGANLGRGMSVEEATNVSNGVAEGVPTTEAVVRMGEQLGVPTPLASAMNDVLKRGLTCEQMLHELVKGDVTEE; encoded by the coding sequence ATGAAGGTGACGGTACTCGGGGCAGGCGCTTGGGGAACGGCGTTCGGCCAGGTGCTTGCGGATGCAGGCAACGACGTGACGATGTGGGCGCGCGAGCCGGGAATCGTCGCAGGCATTCGCGACAACCATCACAATGAGGCGAGGCTCCCCAGCGTCAAGCGTCTTCCCGACAATATGACCGCCACCGGCGATCGGGCAGAAGCGGTAAAAGACGCGCAGATTGTCGTCGTTGCCATCGCGGCCCAGCACGCACGTGAGGCGCTGGAACTTTTCGCGCCGCTGATCGGCTCGCAAGCCATCGTCGTTTCGCTGATGAAAGGCATTGAACGCGCCACCGGAGAGCGTATGGATGAAGTGGTGCGTGAGGCGCTGGGCGGTTTGCCGGTTGAGCGTTTCGTCGCGATTTCCGGGCCGAACCTGAGCAAGGAAGTGGCCGACCGCCAGCCGAGTGCGACGGTGGTCGCCTGCGAGGATATCGACAATGCCAAAATCGTCGCGCAGGCCTGCAAAACCCCGTATTTCAAGGCGTTCGTTACCACCGATGTCATCGGTGTGGAAATGTGTGGGTCGCTTAAAAACGTCGTGGCGCTCGCGGTCGGCATGGCTCGCGGTGCCGGTTACGGCGAAAACACGGCTGCAATGATCGAGACCCGCGGGCTTGCTGAACTTGCCGCACTGGGCAAGGCCGCACACGCCGAATCCAAGACATTCCAAGGACTTGCGGGTGTCGGGGACCTGATTGCCACTTGCGGTTCGCCGTTGAGCCGCAATTACACTTTCGGCGCGAATCTTGGCCGCGGCATGAGTGTGGAAGAGGCGACGAACGTCAGCAATGGCGTGGCCGAAGGTGTGCCCACGACGGAAGCAGTGGTCCGCATGGGCGAGCAGCTCGGCGTGCCGACCCCGCTTGCCAGCGCGATGAACGATGTATTAAAGCGCGGCCTTACCTGTGAACAGATGCTTCACGAGCTGGTGAAAGGCGATGTCACCGAAGAGTGA